One window of Sphingobacteriales bacterium genomic DNA carries:
- a CDS encoding right-handed parallel beta-helix repeat-containing protein, with protein MKHFIFLIGFFLVSKFAFATNFYVATTGNDNTGNGSINQPFATLPRAIEEANPGDIIELRGGFYISHEIRINKNNLTIRSYPGEYASLIAITENPDIASCIWYNDPETTGGLLENLEITGGYYYGLKFESNWDWDNGIPFADRRGVSNITVRNCHIHHTGRDGIKLTPASNNITIENCQISYTGVGPGAAADYNAEGIDNVNANNMIVRNCYIHHTATTGIYVKGGGRNCLIENNTIEDAGEGGIYLGFYTDAEWFDTDYNPDYYENINGTVKNNYIINTQHAGLGIFGAKDARVWNNTIINAAQSDVYAALMIAPSDVWVSDSYTATPPNNNVSIQNNIFTQTQNSTMPMVRVRENALSGTVTWSNNLYYKNGNSPVFLNDNITWEDLTFEQWQTQTGQDNNSLQANPLFDEVLHIQAGSPCIDAGVVLPGITTDFEGQIRNGIPDIGADEYGINSTATFPEVSNSAELVNIIGNTLFITAQFPVSDNLFVYDMSGKPVFSIPIQLQQGSNYIELSELPAGIYLLHLAKAGIAVKWGRR; from the coding sequence ATGAAACACTTCATTTTCTTAATTGGTTTTTTCTTGGTTTCCAAATTTGCATTTGCAACCAACTTCTACGTAGCCACTACCGGAAACGACAACACCGGCAACGGAAGTATTAACCAACCTTTTGCTACCCTCCCACGCGCAATAGAAGAAGCCAATCCGGGAGATATTATTGAGCTTCGCGGAGGCTTTTATATCAGCCATGAAATTAGAATCAACAAAAATAACCTCACCATTCGCAGTTATCCGGGAGAATATGCGAGTTTGATTGCCATCACCGAAAATCCTGATATCGCCAGTTGTATTTGGTACAATGATCCTGAAACAACCGGGGGATTGCTTGAAAACCTCGAAATAACCGGTGGGTACTATTATGGACTTAAGTTTGAAAGCAACTGGGATTGGGATAATGGCATCCCCTTTGCCGACAGGCGGGGAGTGAGCAACATTACAGTGCGCAACTGCCATATACATCATACCGGACGTGACGGCATTAAACTCACCCCTGCCAGCAACAACATCACCATCGAAAACTGTCAGATAAGCTATACCGGCGTGGGTCCGGGCGCTGCTGCCGATTACAACGCCGAAGGCATTGACAACGTAAACGCCAACAACATGATTGTGCGCAACTGTTATATTCACCATACTGCTACCACAGGCATATATGTAAAAGGCGGGGGCAGAAACTGTCTGATCGAAAACAATACGATAGAAGATGCCGGTGAAGGTGGAATTTATCTGGGTTTTTATACCGATGCCGAATGGTTCGATACCGATTACAACCCAGATTATTATGAAAACATCAACGGGACGGTGAAAAATAACTACATCATCAACACCCAACACGCGGGACTTGGGATATTTGGCGCAAAAGATGCACGGGTGTGGAACAATACCATCATCAATGCTGCCCAATCGGATGTTTACGCTGCCTTAATGATTGCCCCAAGCGATGTATGGGTGAGCGACAGCTATACAGCTACCCCGCCCAATAACAACGTGTCTATCCAAAACAATATCTTTACCCAAACCCAAAATTCCACCATGCCAATGGTGAGAGTAAGAGAAAACGCTTTGAGCGGAACAGTTACCTGGTCTAACAATTTGTACTATAAAAATGGCAATAGCCCTGTTTTTTTAAATGACAACATCACTTGGGAAGACCTCACGTTTGAACAGTGGCAAACACAAACCGGCCAGGATAACAACAGCCTTCAAGCCAATCCGCTATTTGATGAGGTATTACATATTCAGGCCGGAAGCCCCTGTATTGATGCCGGAGTTGTATTGCCCGGAATCACCACAGATTTTGAAGGGCAAATCCGCAACGGGATTCCCGATATTGGTGCCGATGAATATGGCATCAATTCAACTGCAACTTTTCCAGAAGTTTCAAATTCAGCGGAATTGGTGAATATAATTGGCAATACGCTCTTTATTACTGCTCAATTCCCTGTCTCAGACAATCTCTTTGTGTATGATATGAGTGGCAAACCGGTTTTCTCCATACCCATTCAACTTCAACAAGGAAGCAACTATATTGAGCTATCGGAGTTGCCTGCCGGTATTTATCTCCTGCATCTCGCTAAAGCAGGGATAGCTGTAAAATGGGGACGAAGATAG
- a CDS encoding Uma2 family endonuclease, giving the protein MENAVVQRHYTFEEYWEMELQSEIKHEFIDGQIIAMPGVKLKHNKITLKFCFALMSALENSNFEVFMESVKLQIESKKDYTYPDICVASKEGINPDDLLITNAVLVVEVLSEGTKLYDKVDKFLRYKKIPTLQYYVLVDTDTVFVDVYRKLPDGEHWEDDIYTQLSDTIPLPILGIQLNLTDIYEGISF; this is encoded by the coding sequence ATGGAAAATGCGGTTGTTCAAAGACACTACACTTTTGAAGAATACTGGGAAATGGAATTGCAATCTGAAATAAAACACGAATTTATTGACGGTCAAATTATAGCTATGCCCGGAGTTAAATTGAAACACAACAAAATCACACTTAAATTTTGCTTTGCTTTAATGTCGGCGTTAGAAAACAGCAACTTTGAAGTTTTTATGGAAAGCGTAAAACTCCAAATCGAGTCAAAAAAAGATTACACCTACCCCGATATTTGCGTTGCTTCTAAAGAGGGTATTAACCCTGATGATTTACTTATAACTAATGCTGTTTTGGTTGTAGAAGTATTATCGGAAGGAACTAAGTTGTATGATAAGGTTGATAAATTTTTGCGCTACAAAAAAATTCCGACATTACAATATTACGTGTTGGTGGATACAGATACCGTTTTTGTGGATGTTTACCGCAAACTACCCGACGGCGAACATTGGGAAGACGATATTTATACTCAACTATCTGATACCATCCCGCTGCCTATACTGGGCATACAATTAAATTTGACTGATATTTACGAGGGTATTTCGTTCTAA
- a CDS encoding cupin domain-containing protein, producing MERRDFLLKSSMLSAFGLSMPFLPVITTKDNPFQQVLLPALPPLEHNNGLQIRVWVRSAMTNGMYSNVECAVGPKLMGPPPHYHKELDELMYVVEGTANVLVGNEVVEVHAGGWHLRPRMLKHTFWNVSDKPLRFIDMYFNQPFEEYLEEIFHKLTPNNGYPDGSERKNNAIMALNEKFGLIFPDNSFEEMEDIKRMYGLS from the coding sequence ATGGAACGAAGAGACTTTCTACTTAAATCAAGTATGCTATCGGCATTTGGACTTTCAATGCCATTTTTGCCGGTTATCACCACAAAAGACAACCCTTTTCAGCAGGTTTTGTTGCCCGCCCTGCCGCCTTTGGAGCACAACAACGGTTTGCAAATCAGAGTTTGGGTGCGCTCGGCTATGACCAATGGAATGTATTCAAACGTTGAATGTGCTGTTGGCCCTAAGTTGATGGGACCACCTCCACACTATCACAAAGAATTGGATGAACTGATGTATGTGGTTGAAGGCACAGCAAATGTTTTAGTCGGCAATGAAGTGGTAGAAGTTCATGCGGGAGGATGGCACTTGCGGCCACGAATGCTGAAGCATACCTTTTGGAATGTTTCTGACAAACCCCTGCGTTTTATAGATATGTATTTCAATCAGCCTTTTGAAGAGTATCTGGAAGAAATTTTTCACAAACTGACACCAAACAATGGCTATCCCGATGGATCAGAACGGAAAAACAATGCGATTATGGCATTAAACGAAAAATTTGGACTGATTTTTCCCGATAACTCTTTTGAAGAGATGGAAGATATTAAGCGGATGTATGGGTTAAGTTAG